The following proteins come from a genomic window of Geothrix edaphica:
- a CDS encoding replicative DNA helicase, with protein MADWLPERLPEDIDAERAFLATCCAPGAGFAASEAVFALAEEDFVHPAHRAVFRALRTLIEAQVEVNSLTLKDALDQDDSLNKVGGYPGLVELLAGEDVERPQVLADLIRRKAKLRRLVHLGAQLVRQAAEEDEPPEVLVDQTAQSLFHLAQGDAKAKGLLPIQTVADDAMERLHERLEGRLSPGVRVGFSRFDELTQGFQPGNLIVLAARPGIGKTALALNWVLRAAQERDGRPGHCGAFFSLEMSHEEVFLRLLAAQSQTNMKDLQSGRATGRLDHVMRSRDELVQMPLFICDQASITVPQIQNMIVKQGSQSNRRVEFVLIDYLQLLSSPENSRGAKQNEAVRIGEISRGLKLMAKDFGIPVVVLSQLNREVEHRTGGRPQLSDLRDSGAIEQDADMVAFIHRKMIPSANEEPDPSAELIVAKHRNGPTAIIQLHFQGEYAMYREMVRETSSYA; from the coding sequence ATGGCGGATTGGCTTCCGGAACGCCTTCCGGAGGATATTGATGCGGAGCGGGCCTTCCTGGCCACGTGCTGCGCGCCGGGGGCGGGTTTCGCCGCCAGCGAGGCCGTGTTCGCGCTGGCCGAGGAGGACTTTGTCCACCCGGCCCATCGGGCCGTGTTCCGCGCCCTCCGCACGCTCATCGAGGCCCAGGTCGAGGTCAACTCCCTCACCCTGAAGGATGCGCTGGACCAGGACGACAGCCTGAACAAGGTGGGTGGCTATCCCGGCCTGGTGGAGCTGCTGGCGGGCGAGGATGTGGAGCGGCCCCAGGTGCTGGCTGACCTGATCCGCCGCAAGGCCAAGCTGCGCCGTCTGGTCCACCTGGGCGCCCAGCTGGTCCGCCAGGCCGCCGAAGAGGATGAACCGCCCGAAGTGCTGGTGGACCAGACGGCCCAGAGCCTCTTCCACCTGGCCCAGGGCGACGCCAAGGCCAAGGGCCTGCTCCCCATCCAGACGGTGGCGGACGATGCCATGGAGCGCCTCCACGAGCGGCTGGAGGGCCGCCTCTCGCCGGGCGTGCGGGTGGGCTTCAGCCGCTTCGACGAGCTGACCCAGGGCTTCCAGCCCGGCAACCTCATCGTGCTGGCCGCCCGTCCGGGCATCGGCAAGACCGCCCTGGCCCTGAACTGGGTCCTGCGCGCGGCCCAGGAGCGGGACGGCCGCCCAGGGCACTGTGGCGCCTTCTTCAGCCTGGAGATGAGCCACGAGGAGGTCTTCCTGCGCCTGCTTGCGGCCCAGAGCCAGACCAACATGAAGGACCTCCAGTCCGGCCGGGCCACCGGGCGGCTGGATCATGTGATGCGGTCCCGGGACGAGCTGGTGCAGATGCCCCTGTTCATCTGCGACCAGGCTTCCATCACGGTGCCCCAGATCCAGAACATGATCGTGAAGCAGGGCAGCCAGAGCAACCGGCGCGTGGAGTTCGTCCTCATCGACTACCTGCAGCTGCTCAGCAGCCCCGAGAACAGCCGCGGCGCCAAGCAGAACGAGGCTGTCCGCATCGGCGAGATCAGCCGCGGCCTCAAGCTCATGGCCAAGGACTTCGGCATTCCAGTGGTGGTCCTGTCCCAGCTGAACCGCGAGGTGGAGCACCGCACTGGCGGTCGCCCCCAGCTCAGCGACCTCCGTGACTCCGGCGCCATCGAGCAGGACGCCGACATGGTGGCCTTCATCCACCGGAAGATGATCCCCTCCGCCAACGAGGAGCCCGATCCCTCCGCCGAGCTGATCGTGGCCAAGCACCGCAACGGCCCCACCGCCATCATCCAGCTGCACTTCCAGGGCGAGTACGCCATGTACCGGGAGATGGTGCGGGAGACCTCCTCCTACGCATGA